The window ACCTTGGCGTTGGGTTTTAGGTCTCTATCGAGGATACCGTGTCGATGAGAGCTTCGGAAAAGGCGGCGGTGTTTTGCTTCAGCAGGGTTATCCCTTTGTCCTACTTCAGGGTCATAGATCATTACAAGGCGTGACCTAATATCGGCCGAGCTCTCGCCAATGGCATTGATGCCAGGGCCAAAATGGACTTCTGGTTGCCTTTGCGCTGCCATTTGCGAAGCAGATAAGGGCTGTAAAGCCGATATTGGGGGAGGATCATACTCGTGATCTGCAAAAACGACTGGAAAATCAAATCGCGGCAACTCCACGTTCAGGACGCACGTATAAGAATCGGGCGTGTCGCCATGGTGGTTTGGAACGTCAGTTGTCTTGTCGAGGTCATGTTTATTCGCGGTGCGATCCTGCTGGCGCAGTTTTGTGGATAGCTTGGCGGCATGCaatcccttcttctcaaatCCTCTAAAAACCATCTGGTCAAGCCAATCTACGCGTGGAATCTCGCCCATTTCGTGCTTCTTAAACAAACTCTCCATTCTTTCCAGCTCTTCTGCGTAGCTAGCCAGCTGTGGCATTCCTTTGCCATTGTTTCCGACGATGGCGGGCGTGGTCGTATCGTCGGTCCCATCTGCGTGCTTATTTCTATGAACGTAGCACTTTTGGCGGCCCCTTATGATTTGGTTATCGTCACCAAACAAGGAAAGGGTAGTGCCTCCGAATGGAGTAGCATGAGAGACATCGGTTATGCCCTGATCTGGTGAAAGATCCCATATAGTGATGGCCAGCCGGGAGTTAACTGGGATCGACTCGTAAGAAATAGGTAAACGCAGCCACTCGTTCCATCTAGGAGATAAGATCGTCAGGTTAGCTTTATATGTGTGATCCTCCATGTGTATTGACAGTAAAGCACGTACCTTCGCTCTAGACGAGGAGGTTTGTATGATGTCTGAATCGGCACCGTCAAGGCCTTGGATCCAGCCCAGACCTGTACTGTAACATACAGTTCGGAGGAAGGGCTGTGTCTGCAGTCATTAGGAATCTAAATCTTCTATCGCTGCGCATCGTTGCATGGCGCACCTATTATTTGAGCCAATGTGGCGGACATTCGGCTTGTCAAGAAGTGTCGAATATCTAGCAGGACGCTCGTCTCCATCTATGCCAATGCTGAGAGGGGCGGTTAGCCAGATCACAACGTCCAGACTCAAGGGTGCCTTACATTCTAATGCTAACTGGAGACTCAATATCTCTAGAGGCTGCGAAAGAAAACGGATCTATTCGGCCATATTCAGTCATCGTGCCTCACATTTCTTGTCTGACCGGCAGAGTGACATAGATGATGTCAACAGGAGCCCTGATAACTCGCGGCTCAGAGCCGCGCAGAGGATATTGACCTATATATAGCTCACGCAGTGGGGCAAATCCACTTGGCCGATCCAGCGATCAGAAAGTGGGAAGCTTACAATGTAGATgcaaggtaaaaaaaaaagttatcGATACATGCAATTGGTATTTTCCATGAGGACAAGCAATAAAAATCATTGACTCCAACTTGATTCGTTTTAAAGAGAATATAGATACTTCAAAAATATCTTGCAAGGCTATTCGATGCATTATACAACGACATGTAGGTACCCAACTCGAAGTGTTCTAACATGCTccttgcagcagctccaagcttACCTAAAGAGTTAGCGTGCCTCCCTTGCAAGCGTGTCTTGCATACAGAGCTAGACGTGCTGTAGGTAATTGATGAATGCTCTGCACGCATATATAAGAATCGGCTTCCGTTCGCGTCCTAAGCCTGGGTGTTGCTTGTGTAGGCTCTCCTAAGCCTTATCATTAGCAACTTTGCATCCGCACCAATCTacattgccattgccctTCAATCCCTCTGGGGCGCGTCTCAATGGCGTCAAATATCTTTGAGCTTCCAGACGAGGCAGTCTTGGGTCCTCTGCTTCGTCAATTTCCTGGCAGGGATTCCCAAATACGATCGCTTGCCTCTTTACTCCATGTACAGCGCATTCCGCTTCTCATACCAAAGCAACCTGCCGCTAATGATGATATACAAACCAGACAGACGCCGCGCCTTGTCGAAACCTTGTCATACACGGCTCCGAAGCGACGGGAAAATCCAGCGTCACGACCCAGCTGCTTGCACGATTAGCACAAGACGATAGCACAGATAATAGCGCCGCGAGTAGTCGTGCTCCCGCGCTCGTTTACGCAATTGTTGACGTTGCCCGATGCATTTCTGCGCGTCACTTCTTCGAGGGTATCATGGTTGCAGTAACCAATGCACTCAGCGCATGGGATGGCACCGAGGACAGCGACAATTCGCCGCAACGATGCGAGACGTTAGCCCAGCTTGCGGCCTCGCTGAGCTCCATATTCGACCAGCCCCGggtaaaaaataatttaaagcaTTTTGTGCTGGTATTAGATGGTATGGATAAGCAAAGGGACGCGCCTCCGACTTTGATGCCGGCGTTGGCGAGGTTATGTGAAACTGTAAGTTGGAACTATTCGAGTCATGAAAATGACATGGCAAGCGAGCAGCCACTAATAAGAAACTGGCAGATTTCATTCCTTACGTGCGTTTTTATCGTTACAACTCCACCAGCTGGGTTTCTTCGAGCCTGTCCAACTTCGTACCTCTACTTACCTCCATATAACAAATCCGAATTGATGGAGATTCTATCAAAAGAGCCTCCATCTCATACTCATAAAACGACAAGCGCGGCCGAGGATGCACAAGAATCAACATTCGATCCGAACGAAGCAAATCTATGGACAAAGTTTTGTGCTGCAGTCTATGATTCTCTTGCTCAGTCCGCTGGACGGTCGTTGCCTTCTTTCAGAAACAGCTGCCATACTCTTTGGCCGCGGTTTATAGCGCCCATTGTTGCCGGAACAAACACGCCACACCAGTTCTCGAAGCTGCTCATTGCTGCCAGACCCCTTTTTCAGGATGAGGCCTTCCTAAATCCCAAGATTATCTCGTCCCGAGTCTCAACATCTAAAACAAGCATCGGGAATGGCAAGCAGCCTTCAAGTCGATACTTCGAATCATCACTGACATCAACTATCTCAACCTCACAACCTCTCGCGGGACTGACAGCCTTGCTACCGACTACCGCTCGAGTACTCTTGCTCTCAGCCTATATCGCCTCTCATAACACTGTCCGCCATGATTTAACAATATTCTCCACCCATTACAGCGGTCGCAAGCGCCGGCGTGCCGGTCCCAACTCCTCACGGGCCAATCATCGAAATAAACAGCGTAAGATATCTCGTAAATTACTTGGAGCGCATGCATTTCTCTTAGAACGCTTGTTAGCGATATTCGAGGCAGTACGAACAGAATGGATCCCACTGGCTGTCTCGTCAGGCATAGATGGCGATATCGGTATGGGCTTGGCCACCCTAGCCAGTCTAAGACTACTTATACGAGTGGGGACCGGAGATATCATGGACAGGTCTGGTAAGTGGAGGATAAATATCGGATGGGAGATTATACGCGGCATAGGGAGAGGTATCGGGGTCAATATCGAAGAATGGCTCGTGGAATGAGGAGGAAGGGAAACATATCTAGTACATTTGCGTGCATGGCCTACGCTATTCCAACCCCCACACGTGTAACCGGTGCTTGAATCATACGCCAGTCAGAGAAGATGAGCAGTGTACGCTGAATTCTGTCTGATTCGTATTGACCATGCTCTACTCCTCCGTAGCCAGCCGCAGTTCGTCGAGGATTCGAGAGAGATAAAACTCCCTCGCAGCAGGCGGTAACGGCCGCAAAGTCTTCGCAATCCGAGCAACAGCCTGTCTCCCTCTCTCATAGGCCTCCAGGTCTTTATTTCCATAGACGTCTCGTCCAGACGAGTaatgctcttgctgctctagGTCACGGAAGAAGACATTCACCGCAGTGCTCATGTCGGACATTGGAGCAGCCGTATGAAGCCATAGAGCCGGTAGCAATAAGATGTCGCCCGGGTGAATCTCTGCCTCTTGAGGATGCGTCCCGTGAAGCGAGGCCGCTGAAGACCCCAGCCCATTGAAAACGTCTATACTAGAGCTGGAAGCACCAGGTGCGAAAGACAAATGTTTTACGTCGCTAGGTGGGAATAAGATCATTTTTCTAACCCCCGTCACCTGCGCATAAACGTTTGCCATAACCTGTTATGAGAATGCGATGTCTTGTTAGTCCATCCACCAAACAGCAAGGGACAGCGAGCAAACTGCCGCAGAAAGGAGATATGTACTAACATCATAGTGCAACCACATATTCACTCGTCCAGCCAATCTCAAGACTGAACTGAAAAGACGATCCTTGATATAGGCCATTTCGGGCGGTAGCGTAAAGTCTTCTGCCAAAGATGGGAAATCTTCTTCCAGTTTGGCTGGCGCTTCGGATGGTTTATTGCGCGACAACGCTCGTAGGTAAACTCTAGCCCCAGACTGTAATTTGTCCATGATGCTTCCGAATGAGTCTGTGACATACGCAAAATTTTTGCTATTGAAATCCATTGTTCCCTTGTCTTCATGGGATTCGTGTATAACAAACTAATTACTCTACATCAGTTGACTGTTCATTGCCGGCCCTGGGAGTTTCCGAATGTATCTCAACGTACCTTCTCATTTGCACCAATCTGGCTCACCAAAAACTCGGGAGACCATTTGCTTTGGCAGTGCCCTATATTGCAGCTCTTGAAAATGACGGGTTTCCCGTCACGTAGGATCTTCTGGAACTGCTCAGCCGACTCAAGCTGTATCCGAGGTACAGGCGTGACTTGAATCCCATGCTCTCCTCGATATAAGCTTCCAGCATCATCCGAAATTGTAGTAGCAGAAATATTTGAGAATTTGCGACTCCCAATGAAGTCAGGGGCAGATTTGGACGAAGCACAATGGCGTGACGTGCGATAAATAGAATCCAGTATATGATCGGGCATATGAACTTTGTAAATAGCCGTCTCCCAAAAAGTTCCCATGGAGAAGCAAGTCGCTCCCCCCACCCATCACCAACAGGGAATCATTATAGGGTATAACTGACGATCCAATCATAAATGGCATGCGCTTGTCATCGCTTGGAGTTGCAAAGTTTGTGACCTCTATTCCGTCGACAGAAGGCTTTATAGCTGCGATAGTCTGCCCATGTAGGAGAGGGTCTGCACCCATTCCACCGCATATTATTACGGAGGCCCCTAAATGAACAACTTGAGcgccaaaagaagagaggagttGTCCATCTGAGAAGGTATctgggagaggagagaatgAAATGGTTGGCTAGCACAACATTCAAATCGTTAGCAGGAACGATTCGGCAGCATATAGAGCTTTTGAGAGCAATTGAGTATATgagaccaaggaggagcgAAACATACTTGGAGATCAAAGGCATTTATTTGCCACCTGTACAGCTTGGTATTGATGCGGCCATTTTGAGATATACCTCCAGCCAGCATTCCACGGAAAGTCCCCGGCTGGTCTGAAGGAGAGATTCCATTGAAAGCAATTGATCCGAAACAGGGATCGGGAGCAGATCCTACGACCTGGCAACTTTGCCAGCAAGCTTTGTCAGGGTTAAATAGAAAGATTTCGTCTGACAATTTCGATGAACTCTTCTTGCCTCCGAAAATCAGGAGAAGTGACGAATTCCCCAGTCGAACCGCAGAATGCCTAAATAAAGGGGTAGGTAGTCGTGGCATTTGCCACCACCGTGGGCTGATACCTCCTTTAAAGAGCCAACAGTCGGATAAAGCACAGGAGGGCGATGTGCGGCCGCCAACTAACATGATGCCATAATCTCCCAGGTCTGTCAAAGTGAAGCACATCCGAGCAGGCGGgccagaagaaggcagcTGAGGGGCCTGCGATTCGCCTTCGAGAGAAAAGATATCGTAAGTGGGTTCTCTGCTGTTGAGACTCATCCCTAGCAAATTCAGGGCGAATCGTTGTCCGAATGCATTGCTAGATATCATGGCATTTCCAAATCGCCGTCTGGTCGTTTTCGGGGAAGATTTGCCTACTAGTTCAACATGTAACCCTGTGGGTGCCTTCTGGCCAATGCTCCAGGTCGAGGGGGGATCTTGCAATGAAGAAGGCTGATTGTGACCAGTAGAAGCATGGAGGACAAAATAATGCCGTGCGAAGAGTATAAATTCCTCCCATTCATCGAAGGGTTCGACGTCATCAAGGGCAATTCGTTCTGAGTCGCTAATGAACTGGTCACTCGACCATGTCTGCCATAGGTCCTTTATTTCTACAAAAGCCCATCCACGTTCTTGAAACCGGCTAGTTTGGCTCTTCACTGTAGGATATACTTCAATAGAGCGCAAAGGAGTGCTCAGCTTCTCAAAATGACTGACCATCTGTTGAGCAAATGGATGGTTCTTCTCGAAAGGCAGTATCTGCTCCAAAAGACAGAAATCATTTTCTAGACACTGGttagcagaagaaaaaactcAATGTTGAGTAAGATAGCTGAAAAGGTAGGAAACTCGTTGTCGGGGCTTCCGGCACAGGTTATTGCGAAATCAGAGGACGCAGACAAACCTCGGCCAACAGTGCTTGCCCATTGGATTAAAGAATCGGTAGACCAGGTGTCCATATAAGTAATTGAAACTTCGGCCACAAAGAGAATAGCACACTCAGGTAGATCAACAACCGTTTTCAGGACATCGCGTAGGTGGTCGAGTTGACGAAGATCACACCCAAGCTGGCAATACTTATTACTGCGCAGGAGCACTCCATCTTTATCTTCACTTACAGTGAAGTCATCTCCAAGAAGAGGTCGCAGTTCCGGAGTTTGTAAAACGATAGCTCGTTTCTTCTGGATGAGATCAGGGTAGTCGATGTCGATGAAGAGGGCATCGTTGCCCAGGTCTCTATAACGAGCATGGCATTGCCAGGGCAAGACATCACTTTGGCTCGTAAGAATTTGCCATTACAGTGACGATTTATAGAATACGCAGTCTCTTACCTCCCACAGCCAAGGTTGATAATAACCTTTTTCCCGGTCGTCTCTTTGGCCAAAAATCTCTGCACAATGACATCAATCGCCCGAAGACGAAGCCAATATCCTCTATTAATGAGAGGGGCTCTCCTTTGGAACTTTGGGACAAAGTAGcggaagaaagaaggctCATTTCCATAATACAGTCGTTCAACACTGCGTTTGGAGGCAATGCTGCTGTTATTTGTCTATTTGGCCATTAGTGCTCACTCTACGAAAACACTGTGGAAATTGCAATTAAGTAGGGCTATTGCAGGGCACGATATTGAGTCAAATCCCAGCATAAATAAATACACATACCCCCATGACCATATCGTCCAGGGCCGACGACCCTAGACGTCCTTCTGTCTTCGCCATGGTATTCAAAGCacagagatggagaagaaaaagaagagtgcCCCATAAAAGAGTATGAGGTCAAAATTGTATATATGTTGGTAGCATAAAGGtgtatacatgtaggtacatgtaggttATCTTACATTAGGTAACCAactttttgtgtttttttcttctaattttttcttctttgaaaCTGGGCTAAAAAAGACTAACAGCGGACGTAGTCCACTTGCACGGTTGCTTTTACCAATAGTACTTTCTCATTTAACCCATATGTTTGGGATTTGCATCTTTCTTCAGAATAATTGACGTTACTATAGCAGCTAATTAGTTTATAACTAGCTTAAAAAACTGTGCAATTTCTGCAAGGGCGGTCTGCTGGCTTGCTGTTGCATTTATCAAGTTGAACAGTGACTGCGAGTCAATTAGGTGCTTGGCTATAGTGGAGTCTAGTTGGCAATATGTCCGGACACGCATGTTGCGTGcgttcatcttcatctcgttCAGCAAAAGGCTGATCTCAGTAGCGTTACCTTGCCGGCGGCCATAGAAGCTAAACTCATTGATGTGAAGACTGACGAGCTCTAGCTGTGTCTCTAAATCGTATCTAAAGCCGATTACTCTGGGATAGCCTCGTTGGTGCCACGCATCTGAGATTTTCTTCAGGTTGTCAGGAGAGAGATGGGGTTTCTCAAGCTGGTTGCTAATATATGCGTTTAAAGCCGTTGAAAGATTGAATTCTAGTTCACAATACAAAAGACTCTGTTCTCGAGGCTCGAGTGAAACGGCCCCGTGTAGCTCTGTTGATCCCTTCACAGCCGGCTGCAATCGTCGGCTTTGGTGTACCTCGGTCTCCTCCTATCAGCCTCATCTCTTATACATGAAACAACAGTTTTAACTCACTATATCTTTGGCAATCTTCCTAATGCCATCTAGAATGCCTGTCTTCTTCGGTGATGTTTGTTTATTACGGCAACTGGATCGCTCTGTGATTTCAAGCCAGCCATTGTGACCGATCATAGTTTTCTTACCCTTCCTTGCAGCTGGATATTCTTGGTGACGGAAATATAAGgcaagaggagaaaacaTATAGTTCTTATCGGGCTGGTGTTCTTTATCCATGGTGTATTTGgttactgctactattgATAGTACAGCTTGGATGTAAATGTTTAAATAAAGGTACCagttaataaagtttttaaattaaggGATATGTTACCAGGCTATTAttctaaagtaaatatttgCTAAACAAGTAGGtcatataatataataagcttatacTTTAgttaaataactaatattatatttttttaatattttatatatagaaaaaatataattaagttttaattattaatttattttatattaatttatataataatatattaaaaataatttattttatattttttaaaaattaataataaattataaattataaattattataatctattattaaacttttttattaaatttattaaatattataaaaatttaaattataatattattataatctaataacttatagttataatagtaagcttataaggtaaatataataaagaaactattagctaatataactaattaaaactatatttactttaagaaagtaaatactagtaaatagctttttattttaaaagatatttatattaagaaagtaaataataataaataataaaatatatatatactttttatatttacttaaaaataattttaaatagctaattattaatataaaattaaaattataatatactttatattacttatactttagtaatatttatttactattattattatattacctTTTAGATTTCTTgactattttattaatataaatttaaaattatttactaggtttatttcttaggaatttacttaaattaattatttaaatatttattaaattttataagtaatataaaaatataaatataaatattaacttttaatattttaaataataatattaattataaaagttaagctttaagtaattattagttaaataatattatcaaatttaaaaatattttaataaaaataacttataattaataaaatattttaataaaagcttttaaataaaaatataagtaatataaataataaaaataaaatattaaaacttatataaaaaatataaaatatataatttaaaacttatataaaaaatattaaataaattaataagttattttttaatatatataaagtattaataatttataataataacttaataacttattaataataataccttaagtaacttttattataaaacttattataatacttataataatattaataatttttataaataataaattaaaattaaaaaaaattttaaaaattaaataattaaaaaaatttaataaaaatattattaaattttattaaatatttaataatttataaatatactttaagtatttttatttaaaaacttttttaaaaaataatttaaaaataattttaatatataagaatatatattaaaaatataataactaattaaattaaaatattttttaaaaataaaaaaaagttttaattaat is drawn from Trichoderma atroviride chromosome 7, complete sequence and contains these coding sequences:
- a CDS encoding uncharacterized protein (EggNog:ENOG41) yields the protein MDKEHQPDKNYMFSPLALYFRHQEYPAARKGKKTMIGHNGWLEITERSSCRNKQTSPKKTGILDGIRKIAKDITEVHQSRRLQPAVKGSTELHGAVSLEPREQSLLYCELEFNLSTALNAYISNQLEKPHLSPDNLKKISDAWHQRGYPRVIGFRYDLETQLELVSLHINEFSFYGRRQGNATEISLLLNEMKMNARNMRVRTYCQLDSTIAKHLIDSQSLFNLINATASQQTALAEIAQFFKLVIN